The Rhodothermales bacterium genome segment TCGGGCACGATGCGGCCGGCCAGACTCAGATCATCCGAAAAAACCCGTCCTTCCCATTCGGTCAGACCCGCACGCAGAGCCGCAATATCCATGGTGATCGGAACGATCCGCAGTGCTTGCGGGAATTTCTTCATGAGCTTGTTGACCACGACCTCGTTCTCTTCGGGAGCGAACGAACAGGTGGAGTAAACCAACCTCCCGCCTGGCTTGAGACATTGAATTCCTGAATACAGGAGACGGCGTTGCTTGCGGGAAGCGTCACGAATCTTCTTCAGGCTCCAGTAGCGTGTGGTCTCAGGATTGTCGGCTCGGAATCGACCCTCACTTGAGCACGGAGCATCGAGCAGGACGCGATCAAAGTACTCGGGGCGATGGCGCCACGTGAGGGTTCCGTCCTGAAAGAATGGCCGCACATTCTCCGCGGCATGCAGCCGCATGTTCTCAC includes the following:
- a CDS encoding RsmB/NOP family class I SAM-dependent RNA methyltransferase, with the translated sequence ENMRLHAAENVRPFFQDGTLTWRHRPEYFDRVLLDAPCSSEGRFRADNPETTRYWSLKKIRDASRKQRRLLYSGIQCLKPGGRLVYSTCSFAPEENEVVVNKLMKKFPQALRIVPITMDIAALRAGLTEWEGRVFSDDLSLAGRIVPDDLMDGFFVCCIEKTESTVTP